The following coding sequences lie in one Loxodonta africana isolate mLoxAfr1 chromosome X, mLoxAfr1.hap2, whole genome shotgun sequence genomic window:
- the LOC135228815 gene encoding synaptonemal complex protein 3-like isoform X1: MLTIKNLAPACRSVSARGRGSAEAPPTSRMRAVLANQRCARSGKAGLLRPLRKCLRGAFRWPAASLWECCRYSLYLSKQNLIMAPTGRKGTGRPGRRVVKDQDREASGTEDKKDLSGSEPNGKEEGKSPVTDKDGRKRPSAGSTEEELGAEVENMFEILGGDITKALLEKRRRLETNTNASLKLSNQKVENAWKTEKEQRQDRTVQCSQQLSTFFQQWDTDVQKAEEQEQSLTNLFREQQKIFQHYRIVQGQRLKAIKMMYEQFVKSLEDLEKSYDSAFDEAQSELKEELALLQKKLLMDTHQEEVKIVRESLKSLIQ; encoded by the exons ATGTTAACTATTAAGAACTTGGCACCAGCCTGCAGGTCTGTTTCCGCCAGGGGGCGGGGCTCCGCCGAGGCCCCCCCCACCTCACGCATGCGCGCTGTGCTGGCCAATCAGCGCTGCGCCCGCTCAGGCAAGGCTGGCTTGCTCCGCCCCCTCCGGAAGTGCCTCAGAGGAGCTTTCCGGTGGCCAGCTGCCTCGCTCTGGGAGTGTTGCCGCTACAGCCTTTACCTCAG CAAACAGAATCTAATTATGGCACCCACTGGAAGAAAGGGAACGGGGAGACCTGGGAGACGCGTGGTGAAGGATCAGGATAGAGAAGCCTCTGGCACGGAAGATAAAAAAGATCTGAGTGGTTCTGAGCCGAACGGGAAGGAGGAAG GAAAGAGTCCAGTAACTGATAAGGATGGAAGAAAAAGACCATCTGCAGGatcaactgaggaagagctagg GGCCGAAGTAGAGAATATGTTCGAAATACTTGGAG GTGACATCACCAAGGCTCTTCTTGAAAAGAGAAGAAGGTTAGAAACGAATACCAATGCTTCTCTCAAACTCAGTAACCAGAAAGTTGAGAATGcttggaaaacagaaaaagagcaaaG GCAGGATCGTACTGTGCAATGCTCTCAGCAGCTTTCGACTTTTTTtcagcagtgggatacagatgtGCAGAAAGCTGAGGAACAAGAACAAAGTCTAACT aaTTTGTTTCGAGAGCAACAAAAGATTTTTCAACACTATAGAATTGTTCAGGGCCAGCGACTGAAAGCAATTAAAATGATGTATGAGCAATTTGTGAAG AGCCTCGAGGACCTCGAGAAAAGTTATGACTCTGCGTTTGATGAAGCACAAAGTGAACTTAAAGAAGAACTAGCTTTGCTgcaaaaaaaacttttaatggACACA CATCAGGAAGAGGTGAAAATTGTTCGAGAGTCCCTTAAATCCCTGATACAATGA
- the LOC135228815 gene encoding synaptonemal complex protein 3-like isoform X2 codes for MLTIKNLAPACRSVSARGRGSAEAPPTSRMRAVLANQRCARSGKAGLLRPLRKCLRGAFRWPAASLWECCRYSLYLSKQNLIMAPTGRKGTGRPGRRVVKDQDREASGTEDKKDLSGSEPNGKEEGKSPVTDKDGRKRPSAGSTEEELGAEVENMFEILGGDITKALLEKRRRLETNTNASLKLSNQKVENAWKTEKEQRQDRTVQCSQQLSTFFQQWDTDVQKAEEQEQSLTSLEDLEKSYDSAFDEAQSELKEELALLQKKLLMDTHQEEVKIVRESLKSLIQ; via the exons ATGTTAACTATTAAGAACTTGGCACCAGCCTGCAGGTCTGTTTCCGCCAGGGGGCGGGGCTCCGCCGAGGCCCCCCCCACCTCACGCATGCGCGCTGTGCTGGCCAATCAGCGCTGCGCCCGCTCAGGCAAGGCTGGCTTGCTCCGCCCCCTCCGGAAGTGCCTCAGAGGAGCTTTCCGGTGGCCAGCTGCCTCGCTCTGGGAGTGTTGCCGCTACAGCCTTTACCTCAG CAAACAGAATCTAATTATGGCACCCACTGGAAGAAAGGGAACGGGGAGACCTGGGAGACGCGTGGTGAAGGATCAGGATAGAGAAGCCTCTGGCACGGAAGATAAAAAAGATCTGAGTGGTTCTGAGCCGAACGGGAAGGAGGAAG GAAAGAGTCCAGTAACTGATAAGGATGGAAGAAAAAGACCATCTGCAGGatcaactgaggaagagctagg GGCCGAAGTAGAGAATATGTTCGAAATACTTGGAG GTGACATCACCAAGGCTCTTCTTGAAAAGAGAAGAAGGTTAGAAACGAATACCAATGCTTCTCTCAAACTCAGTAACCAGAAAGTTGAGAATGcttggaaaacagaaaaagagcaaaG GCAGGATCGTACTGTGCAATGCTCTCAGCAGCTTTCGACTTTTTTtcagcagtgggatacagatgtGCAGAAAGCTGAGGAACAAGAACAAAGTCTAACT AGCCTCGAGGACCTCGAGAAAAGTTATGACTCTGCGTTTGATGAAGCACAAAGTGAACTTAAAGAAGAACTAGCTTTGCTgcaaaaaaaacttttaatggACACA CATCAGGAAGAGGTGAAAATTGTTCGAGAGTCCCTTAAATCCCTGATACAATGA